A stretch of Neisseria subflava DNA encodes these proteins:
- a CDS encoding glutamine--tRNA ligase/YqeY domain fusion protein translates to MLNKDQFADNHFIRTIIEEDLKSGKHTAIQTRFPPEPNGYLHIGHAKSICLNFGLAYIYDGLCNLRFDDTNPEKENDEYVNAIKEDVEWLGFHWAGEPRFASNYFDQLYDYAVGLIKDGKAYVDDLTPEEMREYRGTLTEAGKNSPYRDRSIEENLDLFTRMKNGEFPDGSKTLRLKIDMASGNINMRDPVIYRIRRAHHHNTGDKWCIYPMYDYTHCISDAIEGITHSLCTLEFEAHRPLYDWVLDNIPAPHATRPRQYEFSRLELLYSITSKRKLNQLVSEGHVSGWDDPRMPTISGMRRRGYTPEGLRLFAKRAGISKSENIVDMSVLEGAIREELENSAPRLMAVLNPLKVTLTNFEAGKTQSRRAAFHPNHEEMGDREVPISQTIYIEADDFAENPPKGFKRLIPGGEVRLRHGYVIKCDEVVKDEAGNVVELKCSIDHDTLGKNPEGRKVKGVIHWVSAEHAAEIKVRLYDRLFTVERPDAVRGEDGNYLPFTDFLNPESIKEITAYAEPVAKDLPAESRWQFERIGYFVTDRKDHSKDTPVFNRTVTLKDSWQPK, encoded by the coding sequence ATGTTGAATAAAGACCAATTCGCGGACAACCATTTTATCCGCACCATCATCGAAGAAGACCTCAAAAGCGGTAAACATACAGCCATCCAGACCCGTTTCCCGCCCGAGCCGAACGGCTATTTGCATATCGGCCACGCCAAATCCATCTGCCTGAACTTCGGTTTGGCGTACATTTACGACGGCTTGTGCAACCTGCGTTTTGACGATACTAACCCTGAAAAAGAAAACGACGAATACGTCAACGCCATCAAAGAAGACGTCGAGTGGCTCGGTTTCCATTGGGCGGGCGAGCCGCGTTTCGCTTCCAACTATTTCGACCAGCTTTACGACTACGCCGTCGGTTTAATCAAAGACGGCAAAGCGTATGTCGATGATTTGACTCCCGAAGAAATGCGTGAATACCGCGGTACGCTGACCGAAGCGGGCAAAAACAGCCCTTACCGCGACCGCAGTATCGAAGAAAACCTCGACCTGTTCACACGCATGAAAAACGGCGAGTTTCCAGATGGCAGCAAAACCCTGCGCCTGAAAATCGACATGGCTTCGGGCAACATCAATATGCGCGATCCTGTCATCTACCGCATCCGCCGCGCCCATCACCACAACACCGGCGACAAATGGTGCATCTATCCGATGTACGACTACACGCATTGCATTTCCGATGCCATCGAAGGCATCACGCATTCCTTGTGTACGCTCGAATTTGAAGCACACCGCCCGCTGTACGACTGGGTATTGGACAACATTCCTGCGCCTCACGCCACCCGTCCGCGCCAATACGAGTTTTCCCGTTTGGAGCTTCTGTATTCCATCACGTCCAAACGCAAGCTGAACCAACTGGTTTCAGAAGGCCACGTTTCCGGCTGGGACGACCCGCGTATGCCCACCATTTCCGGTATGCGCCGCCGCGGCTACACGCCCGAAGGCCTGCGCCTGTTTGCCAAACGCGCCGGTATTTCCAAATCTGAAAACATCGTCGATATGAGCGTGTTGGAAGGCGCGATTCGCGAAGAGTTGGAAAACTCCGCTCCGCGCCTGATGGCGGTTTTGAATCCGCTCAAAGTAACCCTGACCAACTTTGAAGCCGGTAAAACCCAAAGCCGCCGTGCTGCGTTCCATCCGAACCACGAAGAAATGGGCGATCGTGAAGTACCTATTTCACAAACCATCTACATCGAAGCCGACGACTTTGCCGAAAATCCGCCCAAAGGCTTCAAACGCTTGATTCCTGGTGGCGAAGTACGTTTGCGCCACGGCTATGTCATCAAGTGCGATGAAGTAGTCAAAGACGAGGCAGGCAATGTGGTTGAACTCAAATGCAGCATAGACCACGATACCTTGGGCAAAAATCCCGAAGGCCGCAAAGTCAAAGGCGTGATTCACTGGGTGTCTGCCGAACACGCAGCCGAAATCAAAGTCCGCCTGTACGACCGCCTCTTTACCGTCGAGCGTCCCGATGCCGTGCGTGGCGAAGACGGCAACTACCTGCCGTTTACCGATTTCCTCAACCCAGAATCCATTAAGGAAATCACCGCCTACGCCGAACCTGTCGCCAAAGATTTGCCGGCAGAAAGCCGTTGGCAGTTTGAACGCATCGGCTACTTCGTAACCGACCGCAAAGACCACAGCAAAGACACGCCGGTGTTTAACCGCACTGTGACGTTGAAAGATTCTTGGCAGCCCAAGTAA
- a CDS encoding DeoR/GlpR family DNA-binding transcription regulator, with amino-acid sequence MKPKIQRHEHILTLVREHNFMTVEELAANLDVTPQTIRRDVQELSETGQLKRYHGGASLGDVSVVTAGQERRNHQQQEKNAIARLIASAIPDNASLFISIGTTMEAVAAELVRQRKNLRIITNNIYAASITAARTDYTVIIASGVVRPLDGGITGVATVDFINQFKVDYAIMSTHGIENDGSLLDDDYKEVSVMQAMVNNARVRYLGVDHSKFNSNALVRLGDIGAFDKLFTDRTPSAAMQKTLNERGVAWQVADPVSK; translated from the coding sequence ATGAAACCCAAAATCCAAAGACACGAACATATCCTCACCCTTGTCCGCGAACATAACTTTATGACGGTGGAAGAATTGGCGGCAAATTTGGATGTTACGCCGCAAACCATACGCCGCGATGTGCAGGAGTTGAGCGAGACCGGACAGCTTAAACGCTATCATGGCGGCGCATCTTTGGGCGACGTTTCAGTCGTAACGGCAGGGCAGGAGCGGCGCAACCATCAGCAGCAGGAGAAAAACGCCATTGCCCGACTGATTGCTTCCGCCATTCCCGATAATGCCTCGCTGTTTATCAGCATCGGCACCACCATGGAAGCCGTTGCCGCCGAGTTGGTTAGACAGCGTAAAAACCTGCGGATTATCACCAACAATATCTACGCCGCCTCCATCACAGCGGCGCGCACCGATTACACAGTCATCATCGCTTCCGGCGTGGTCCGCCCCTTGGATGGCGGTATTACCGGCGTGGCAACTGTCGATTTCATCAACCAATTCAAAGTCGACTATGCCATCATGAGTACCCACGGCATAGAAAACGACGGCTCGCTTTTGGATGACGATTACAAGGAAGTCAGCGTGATGCAGGCGATGGTGAACAATGCCCGCGTGCGCTATCTTGGCGTCGATCACAGCAAATTTAACAGCAATGCCTTGGTCAGACTAGGCGATATCGGTGCATTCGATAAGCTGTTTACCGACCGCACACCATCCGCCGCCATGCAGAAAACCCTAAACGAGCGCGGCGTAGCGTGGCAGGTTGCCGACCCTGTATCAAAGTAG
- the rho gene encoding transcription termination factor Rho, with translation MHVSELQTLHISKLLEMAEEHGIENANRFRKQDLVFAIVRQMMKQNVSFTCSGTLEILPDGFGFLRSADTSYLAGPDDIYVSPTQIRRFNLHTGDTIEGSVRVPKDNERYFALVRLDTINGDQPEVCKHKILFENLTPLFPTEQFKLERDIKAEENLTGRAIDLVSPIGKGQRALLVAPPKTGKTVMLQNIAHAITANYPDVELIVLLIDERPEEVTEMSRSVRGEVVSSTFDEPAQRHVQVAEMVIEKAKRMVEHKKDVVILLDSITRLARAYNTVVPTSGKILTGGVDANALHRPKRFFGAARNVEEGGSLTIIATALVETGSRMDDVIYEEFKGTGNMELHLDRRMAEKRLFPAISINKSGTRREELLVPNDQLQRMWLLRKFLHPMDEIEATEFLVGKLKDSKNNDDFFELMRGK, from the coding sequence ATGCACGTTTCAGAACTCCAAACCCTCCACATTTCCAAACTCTTGGAAATGGCAGAAGAACATGGCATTGAAAACGCCAACCGTTTTCGCAAACAAGACCTCGTTTTTGCCATCGTCCGCCAGATGATGAAGCAGAATGTCAGCTTTACCTGTTCCGGTACACTCGAAATCCTGCCCGACGGCTTCGGTTTCCTGCGCAGCGCGGATACTTCTTACCTTGCCGGCCCTGACGATATTTATGTTTCGCCTACGCAAATCCGCCGCTTCAATCTGCATACCGGCGACACCATCGAAGGCAGCGTGCGCGTGCCTAAAGACAACGAGCGTTATTTCGCGCTTGTCCGCCTCGATACCATCAACGGCGATCAGCCTGAAGTCTGCAAACACAAAATCCTCTTTGAAAACCTCACGCCTTTATTCCCAACCGAACAATTCAAACTCGAGCGCGACATCAAAGCCGAAGAGAATCTGACCGGCCGCGCCATCGATTTGGTTTCCCCAATCGGTAAAGGCCAACGTGCATTGTTAGTTGCCCCGCCTAAAACCGGTAAAACCGTGATGTTGCAAAACATTGCCCACGCTATTACCGCCAATTATCCCGATGTCGAGCTGATTGTCCTGTTGATTGACGAGCGTCCGGAAGAGGTTACCGAGATGAGCCGTTCTGTACGCGGCGAAGTGGTTTCTTCTACGTTTGACGAACCTGCGCAACGCCATGTACAAGTGGCTGAGATGGTGATCGAAAAAGCCAAACGCATGGTCGAACATAAAAAAGACGTGGTAATCCTGCTGGATTCGATTACCCGTTTGGCACGCGCCTACAATACCGTCGTGCCGACTTCGGGCAAAATTCTGACCGGCGGTGTCGATGCCAACGCTTTGCACCGTCCGAAACGCTTTTTCGGCGCAGCGCGTAATGTGGAAGAGGGCGGTTCGCTTACCATTATTGCGACAGCGCTTGTTGAAACCGGCAGCCGTATGGACGACGTGATTTACGAAGAGTTCAAAGGCACGGGCAATATGGAATTGCACCTTGACCGCCGCATGGCAGAAAAACGCCTGTTCCCGGCTATCAGTATCAATAAATCCGGTACGCGCCGCGAAGAATTGCTGGTGCCGAACGATCAGTTGCAACGTATGTGGCTCTTGCGCAAATTCCTGCATCCTATGGACGAAATCGAAGCGACCGAGTTTTTGGTGGGTAAACTCAAAGACTCTAAAAATAACGACGATTTCTTTGAATTGATGCGCGGTAAATAA
- a CDS encoding deoxyguanosinetriphosphate triphosphohydrolase, translating to MTIRMNWQNLLSTQRFRTKNGEIVPTVTPSTQEGADALRTDFHIDYDRVVFSGSFRRLGRKTQVHPLAQHDLTHNRLTHSVEVASVGRSLGNRVGVMLHNGGFLPQGNTPSDIGAVVQVACLAHDLGNPPFGHTGEDALRDWFRRPEHQIYLNTLNEAERNDIQTYEGNAHSLRIVASLEMYPEAGGMRLTAAAIGALLKYPWTTQHPNGRKKFNIYQTELPFIRQVAEELGLVSAGVDSWARHPLSYLMEAADDICYALLDLEDAVELDLLTDTEVESILSELTFAESAWHASSSRQRCAMLRGIAIGKAIDDVAQTFMLHQSDLLDGTFKGKDLLALCSPQVQNTLAKAKELAQTRIFRHHTKLLTEIATFPCLGSILDLLVPAAYALIAEKQLATRQSLALELLKKHNPILPEDSLYQAYMKILDFVGGMTDNSAARMAQDLSGVGILR from the coding sequence ATGACCATCCGAATGAATTGGCAAAATTTATTGTCCACCCAACGCTTCCGTACCAAAAACGGCGAAATCGTGCCGACCGTTACCCCTTCGACTCAGGAAGGTGCCGATGCCTTGCGTACGGATTTTCACATCGACTACGACCGGGTTGTTTTTTCCGGATCCTTCCGCCGCCTTGGTCGTAAAACGCAGGTGCATCCGTTGGCGCAACATGACTTGACGCACAACCGCCTGACGCACAGCGTTGAAGTTGCCAGTGTGGGCAGGAGTTTGGGCAACCGCGTGGGCGTGATGTTGCACAATGGCGGTTTTCTGCCGCAGGGCAATACGCCCAGCGATATTGGTGCCGTGGTGCAGGTTGCCTGTTTGGCGCATGATTTGGGCAATCCGCCATTTGGCCATACCGGCGAGGATGCTTTGCGTGATTGGTTCAGACGGCCTGAACATCAAATTTATCTGAACACATTAAACGAAGCGGAACGCAACGATATTCAAACCTATGAAGGCAATGCGCATAGCCTGCGTATCGTCGCCAGCCTTGAAATGTATCCGGAGGCGGGCGGAATGCGCCTGACTGCGGCAGCCATTGGCGCATTGCTGAAGTATCCGTGGACAACGCAACATCCGAACGGCAGAAAGAAATTCAATATTTATCAAACCGAGTTGCCGTTTATCCGTCAAGTTGCCGAAGAATTGGGACTGGTTTCTGCGGGAGTAGACAGCTGGGCGCGCCATCCTTTGTCTTATTTAATGGAGGCTGCAGACGATATTTGCTATGCCTTGCTGGACTTGGAAGATGCCGTCGAATTGGATTTGCTCACGGATACGGAAGTGGAGAGTATCTTGTCCGAGCTGACCTTTGCTGAAAGCGCATGGCACGCCAGCTCCAGCCGTCAGCGTTGCGCCATGTTGCGAGGCATTGCGATCGGCAAGGCGATTGATGATGTCGCGCAAACCTTTATGCTGCATCAGTCCGACTTGTTGGACGGAACATTCAAAGGCAAAGACTTGCTTGCTCTGTGTAGCCCGCAAGTACAAAACACTTTGGCAAAAGCGAAAGAGTTGGCGCAAACACGGATTTTCCGCCATCACACCAAGCTCTTGACCGAGATCGCTACGTTCCCATGTTTAGGCTCCATCTTGGATTTACTGGTCCCTGCCGCTTATGCCCTGATTGCTGAAAAACAGCTGGCAACACGTCAGTCTTTGGCGTTGGAATTATTGAAAAAGCACAATCCGATTCTTCCTGAAGACAGTCTGTATCAGGCTTATATGAAGATTTTGGATTTTGTCGGCGGCATGACTGATAACTCCGCCGCTAGAATGGCGCAGGATTTGTCAGGAGTAGGGATTTTACGTTAA
- the miaB gene encoding tRNA (N6-isopentenyl adenosine(37)-C2)-methylthiotransferase MiaB, with amino-acid sequence MKKVFIRTFGCQMNEYDSEKMLSVLAEEHGGIEQVTQPDDADIILFNTCSVREKAQEKVFSDLGRVRPLKEKNPDLIIGVAGCVASQEGENIVKRAPYVDVVFGPQTLHRLPKLIVDKETTGLSQIDISFPEIEKFDHLPPARVEGGSAFISIMEGCSKYCSYCVVPYTRGEEFSRPLNDVLTEIAGLAQQGVKEINLLGQNVNAYRGEMENGEICDFATLLRIVHEIPGIERLRFTTSHPREFTDAIIECYRDLPKLVSHLHLPIQSGSDRVLSAMKRGYTALEYKSIIRKLRAIRPDLCLSSDFIVGFPGETEREFEQTLKLVKDIAFDLSFVFIYSPRPGTPAANLHDDTPHEEKVRRLEALNEVIEAETARINQTMIGTVQRCLVEGISKKDPDQLQARTANNRVVNFTGTPDMINQMIDLEITEAYTFSLKGKPV; translated from the coding sequence ATGAAAAAAGTATTTATCCGCACCTTCGGGTGCCAAATGAACGAGTACGACAGCGAAAAAATGCTGTCCGTCCTCGCTGAAGAACACGGCGGCATCGAACAGGTTACCCAACCTGACGACGCCGACATCATCTTGTTCAACACCTGCTCCGTGCGTGAAAAAGCGCAAGAGAAAGTCTTCTCCGACTTAGGCCGCGTACGCCCGCTCAAAGAAAAAAATCCCGACCTCATCATCGGCGTTGCCGGCTGTGTTGCCTCTCAAGAAGGCGAAAACATCGTCAAACGCGCTCCGTATGTGGACGTGGTTTTCGGCCCGCAAACGCTGCACCGCCTGCCCAAACTCATCGTCGACAAAGAAACCACCGGCCTGTCTCAAATCGATATTTCCTTCCCCGAAATCGAAAAATTCGACCACCTGCCGCCTGCGCGCGTAGAAGGCGGCTCGGCTTTCATTTCCATTATGGAAGGCTGTTCCAAATACTGCTCTTACTGCGTCGTCCCTTATACCCGCGGTGAAGAATTCTCCCGCCCGCTCAACGACGTATTGACCGAGATTGCCGGTTTGGCGCAACAAGGCGTTAAAGAAATCAACCTCTTAGGCCAAAACGTCAATGCCTATCGCGGCGAAATGGAAAACGGCGAAATCTGCGACTTTGCCACTTTGTTGCGCATTGTCCACGAAATCCCCGGCATCGAACGCCTGCGCTTTACCACCAGCCATCCGCGCGAATTTACCGATGCGATTATCGAGTGCTACCGCGACCTGCCGAAGCTGGTTTCCCACCTGCACCTGCCGATTCAAAGCGGTTCCGACCGTGTATTGAGCGCGATGAAACGCGGCTACACCGCCTTGGAATACAAATCCATCATCCGCAAACTGCGTGCCATCCGTCCTGATTTGTGCCTCAGCTCCGACTTTATCGTCGGCTTCCCGGGCGAGACCGAGCGCGAGTTCGAGCAAACCTTGAAACTGGTCAAAGACATTGCCTTCGACTTGAGCTTCGTCTTTATTTACAGTCCGCGCCCTGGCACGCCTGCCGCCAACCTGCACGACGACACGCCGCATGAAGAAAAAGTGCGCCGCCTCGAAGCCTTGAATGAAGTTATCGAAGCCGAAACCGCGCGCATCAACCAAACCATGATCGGCACGGTTCAACGCTGCTTGGTTGAAGGTATCTCCAAAAAAGACCCTGACCAACTGCAAGCCCGTACCGCCAACAACCGCGTGGTCAACTTTACCGGCACACCCGACATGATCAACCAAATGATCGATTTGGAAATCACCGAAGCCTACACCTTCTCCCTGAAAGGCAAACCGGTATAA
- the hemL gene encoding glutamate-1-semialdehyde 2,1-aminomutase codes for MNRNESLFNRAKAIIPGGVNSPVRAFGSVGGVPRFIKKAEGAYVWDENGTRYTDYVGSWGPAIVGHAHPEVIEAVREAALGGLSFGAPTEGEIVIAEEIAKIMPSVEQLRLVSSGTEATMTAIRLARGFTGRDKIIKFEGCYHGHSDSLLVKAGSGLLTFGNPSSAGVPADFTKHTLVLEYNNIAQLEEAFAQNGNDIACVILEPFVGNMNLVRPSEAFVKALRELTEKHGAVLIYDEVMTGFRVALGGAQSLHGIKPDLTTMGKVIGGGMPLAAFGGRKDIMECISPLGGVYQAGTLSGNPIAVAAGLKTLEIIQREGFYENLTALTQRLANGIADAAKAHGVEFTADSVGGMFGLYFASHTPQNYADMARSNIDGFKHFFHGMLDRNVAFGPSAYEAGFVSAAHTPELIDETIAVAHEVFKEMAK; via the coding sequence ATGAACCGTAATGAAAGCTTGTTCAACCGCGCCAAAGCCATTATTCCCGGCGGCGTAAACTCTCCTGTGCGCGCATTCGGCAGCGTCGGCGGCGTGCCGCGCTTTATCAAAAAGGCAGAAGGCGCGTATGTTTGGGACGAAAACGGCACGCGTTATACCGACTATGTCGGCTCTTGGGGCCCTGCTATTGTCGGCCATGCCCATCCTGAAGTCATTGAAGCCGTGCGCGAGGCAGCATTGGGCGGTTTGTCGTTTGGTGCGCCGACTGAAGGCGAAATTGTTATTGCCGAAGAAATCGCCAAAATCATGCCATCCGTCGAGCAGCTGCGCCTTGTCAGCTCCGGTACGGAAGCAACGATGACCGCCATCCGTCTGGCACGCGGTTTTACCGGCCGCGACAAAATCATCAAGTTTGAAGGCTGCTACCACGGCCATTCCGACAGTTTGCTGGTTAAAGCAGGCAGCGGTCTGCTGACGTTTGGCAACCCTTCTTCCGCCGGTGTACCTGCCGACTTTACCAAACATACTTTGGTACTCGAATACAACAATATCGCCCAACTGGAAGAAGCCTTTGCCCAAAACGGCAATGACATCGCCTGTGTGATTTTGGAGCCTTTTGTCGGTAATATGAATCTGGTTAGGCCGTCTGAAGCCTTTGTCAAAGCCTTACGCGAATTGACTGAAAAACACGGTGCCGTGTTGATTTACGACGAAGTGATGACCGGCTTCCGCGTGGCGCTGGGTGGCGCGCAATCTTTGCACGGCATCAAACCTGATTTGACCACTATGGGCAAAGTGATCGGCGGCGGTATGCCTTTGGCGGCGTTCGGCGGCCGTAAAGACATTATGGAATGTATTTCCCCATTGGGCGGCGTGTATCAGGCAGGTACATTGTCCGGCAATCCGATTGCGGTTGCGGCTGGTTTGAAAACGCTGGAAATCATTCAGCGCGAAGGCTTCTATGAAAACCTGACTGCCCTGACCCAACGCCTTGCCAACGGTATTGCCGATGCGGCTAAAGCACATGGCGTTGAATTTACGGCGGACAGCGTGGGCGGTATGTTTGGTTTGTATTTTGCCAGCCATACGCCGCAAAACTATGCCGACATGGCACGTTCCAATATCGACGGTTTCAAACATTTCTTCCACGGTATGCTCGACCGCAATGTCGCATTCGGCCCGTCAGCTTACGAAGCCGGTTTTGTTTCCGCCGCGCATACGCCTGAGCTGATTGACGAAACCATTGCTGTGGCACACGAAGTGTTCAAAGAAATGGCGAAATAA
- a CDS encoding OsmC family protein: protein MQVTSKWIDGMCFVGTTANGHSVVMEGAAAEGEVKRGPSPMEMLLLGVAGCSSIDVVMIAEKQRQKITDCRAEVTAKRADTAPRVFTEIHIHFKVYGRDLQESAIERAVQMSAEKYCSASIMLGKAAKMSHSFEIVETE from the coding sequence ATGCAAGTTACCTCAAAATGGATAGACGGAATGTGCTTCGTCGGTACAACGGCAAACGGACACAGCGTTGTGATGGAAGGCGCGGCGGCTGAAGGCGAAGTCAAACGCGGCCCCAGCCCGATGGAAATGCTGTTGTTGGGTGTAGCAGGCTGTTCCAGCATCGATGTGGTGATGATTGCCGAGAAACAACGCCAAAAAATCACCGACTGCCGTGCCGAAGTGACTGCCAAACGCGCCGACACCGCGCCGCGCGTGTTTACCGAAATCCATATCCATTTCAAAGTGTATGGTCGGGATTTGCAAGAAAGCGCGATTGAACGCGCCGTACAGATGTCTGCCGAAAAATATTGCTCCGCATCGATTATGCTGGGCAAAGCGGCAAAAATGAGCCACAGCTTCGAGATTGTCGAAACAGAATAG
- a CDS encoding NCS2 family permease encodes MSSSNQSVLERLFNLNANQTNVRTEIMAGVTTFLAMCYIIIVNPLILGETGMDMGAVFVATCIASAIGCFVMGFVGNYPIALAPGMGLNAYFTFAVVKGMGVDWRVALGAVFISGIIFILFSFFKVREMLVNALPMGLKMSIAAGIGLFLALIALKGAGVIVANPATLVGLGDIHQPTALLAMAGFVMVVALGHFRVKGSIIITILTLTAVSTILGLSEFKGVVGEVPSIAPTFMQMDFKGLFTVSMVSVILVFFLVDLFDSTGTLVGVSHRAGLLQDGKLPRLKRALLADSTAIIAGAALGTSSTTPYVESAAGVSAGGRTGLTAVTVGVLMLACLIFSPLVQSIPAFATAPALLYVGAQMLRSAREIDWDDMTEAAPAFLTIVFMPFTYSIADGIAFGFISYALIKLLCNRTQDVPPMVWIVAVLWALKFWFLG; translated from the coding sequence ATGAGTTCTTCAAATCAAAGCGTTTTGGAAAGATTATTCAACCTCAACGCCAATCAGACCAACGTCCGCACGGAAATTATGGCCGGTGTGACAACCTTCCTCGCCATGTGCTACATCATCATCGTCAACCCCCTGATTTTGGGTGAAACCGGCATGGATATGGGCGCAGTATTTGTGGCTACCTGTATCGCCTCCGCCATCGGCTGTTTCGTGATGGGCTTTGTCGGCAACTACCCGATCGCCCTCGCTCCGGGCATGGGTCTGAACGCCTACTTTACCTTTGCCGTCGTCAAAGGCATGGGCGTGGACTGGCGTGTGGCTTTGGGTGCCGTTTTCATTTCAGGCATCATTTTCATCCTGTTCAGCTTCTTTAAAGTTCGTGAAATGCTGGTCAACGCCCTGCCTATGGGCTTGAAAATGTCGATTGCCGCAGGTATCGGCCTCTTCTTGGCATTGATTGCGCTCAAAGGCGCAGGCGTGATTGTGGCCAATCCTGCCACATTGGTCGGTTTGGGCGACATCCACCAACCTACCGCCCTGCTGGCCATGGCAGGCTTTGTCATGGTGGTTGCACTTGGCCACTTTCGCGTTAAAGGCTCCATCATCATTACCATTCTGACGCTGACCGCCGTCTCCACCATCTTGGGCTTGAGCGAGTTCAAAGGCGTGGTCGGCGAAGTTCCGAGCATTGCGCCAACCTTCATGCAGATGGACTTTAAAGGCTTGTTCACCGTCAGCATGGTCAGCGTGATTCTTGTATTCTTCCTGGTTGACCTGTTTGACTCTACCGGCACATTGGTCGGTGTTTCCCACCGCGCAGGCCTGTTGCAAGACGGCAAACTGCCGCGTTTGAAACGCGCCCTGCTTGCCGACTCTACCGCCATTATCGCAGGCGCCGCCTTGGGTACTTCTTCTACTACCCCTTACGTTGAAAGCGCGGCAGGCGTTTCTGCCGGCGGCCGTACCGGCCTGACTGCCGTTACCGTCGGCGTACTGATGTTGGCCTGTCTGATTTTCTCCCCGCTGGTTCAAAGCATTCCTGCATTCGCTACCGCACCCGCCCTGCTCTATGTAGGCGCGCAAATGTTGCGCAGCGCGCGCGAAATCGATTGGGACGACATGACCGAAGCCGCACCGGCATTCCTGACCATCGTCTTCATGCCGTTTACCTACTCGATTGCCGACGGTATTGCGTTTGGCTTTATCAGCTACGCACTCATCAAACTCTTGTGCAACCGCACCCAAGACGTACCGCCTATGGTATGGATTGTTGCCGTGTTGTGGGCATTGAAATTCTGGTTCTTAGGTTAA
- a CDS encoding GntR family transcriptional regulator — translation MDYENNTNVAPATSSLILEERHDSELFRVYALILDGITDHLLLPGKKLTESELCRQMVCSRNTVRGALSLLAHDKIVDLQPNRGAFVHVPDLKEMKDVFNTRIEMESMILSVLIDMPDLETRLQPLYAMIEQEGAASESGDRVGWNRLSNAFHVELARLLDNDVLFEIMNTLCARSSLIVAVSDPLRKEKRNIDSNSHHEHREILDLLLAGKRNRVTKVMRRHLGACMERLEQKLEM, via the coding sequence ATGGATTACGAAAATAATACCAACGTTGCGCCTGCAACTTCATCGCTTATTTTGGAAGAGCGTCATGATTCCGAACTCTTCCGCGTGTACGCATTGATTTTAGACGGCATTACCGACCATCTGCTGTTGCCGGGCAAAAAACTGACCGAGTCTGAGCTTTGCCGACAAATGGTTTGCTCGCGCAATACCGTGCGTGGCGCATTGTCGCTTTTGGCGCACGATAAAATCGTTGATTTACAGCCCAACCGCGGCGCATTTGTCCATGTGCCGGATTTGAAAGAAATGAAAGACGTGTTCAACACGCGTATCGAAATGGAAAGCATGATTTTGAGCGTCCTCATCGATATGCCTGATTTGGAAACGCGTCTGCAACCGCTTTACGCCATGATTGAGCAAGAGGGCGCAGCCTCCGAAAGCGGCGACCGCGTGGGTTGGAACCGCCTGTCCAATGCCTTCCATGTCGAATTGGCACGACTGCTGGACAACGACGTCTTGTTTGAAATCATGAATACCTTGTGCGCGCGCTCTTCATTGATTGTTGCCGTTTCCGATCCGCTTCGCAAAGAAAAGCGCAACATCGATTCCAATTCGCACCATGAACACCGAGAAATCCTCGATTTGTTGCTGGCAGGTAAGCGCAACCGTGTGACCAAAGTCATGCGCCGCCACTTGGGCGCGTGTATGGAACGCTTGGAACAGAAACTCGAGATGTAA